Part of the Oryzias melastigma strain HK-1 linkage group LG11, ASM292280v2, whole genome shotgun sequence genome, atcaaaatatgacaatacatgataaattagagtagctttcttttattttcaactgtggtttatgtaagaaaatggaaactATAAACATAGGAAGAACcttaaaaacatgctaaacaaTGACAGAGAATtttggaatttgagaacaaagaaatcctaaaaaaaaaaaaaaaagagagagagaagtcatgatactggagacttggacttggaaatcatgtaaatacttttgctcaggtgaaaatccCCCGGCAATATGTGCTCTATGGTTAAGGAGACAGAGgagctaaataataaaacaggacAGATGTTCTAAATAGTGAcaggatttttcaaaaataagacaTATGTGATAAATGAGGATACGTGTTTTGAACGCAATGAGAAATTAGCTAAATAATGAGACAGATACAGTAAAAGACTAGGCTGCCATTCTGagtggaaaaatgtccaaaataatGAAACTGATGCATTGAATGACAAGACAGGTATGCTAAATTATTACACAGATGTACTTCAAAGACTAGGTGGGAATTATGAATAATGAGACAGATGTGCCAAATAACAAACTAGATGTTTCCATGGATAAAAATCGATGTATTGATTGATGAGAGACGTTCTGAATGACGAGGCGAATGTGCTGAATGACCAGAGAGGTGTGGGAAAAGGATTATAGACAGTTGAGCTGAATAATGAGATAGATGTGCTGAATAATGACATATGTTTTCAGGAACAAAACAGATGTTTCGATTGATGAGAAAGATGTTCTTAATGACGAGACAGGTGTGCAAAATGATTACAAAGATGTGCTGAATGATGAGACAGGTGTGCTCAATAATGAGACAGATGtgccaaattatttaaaaatatgttttcatggaCAATACAGATGTTCTGATTGATAAGACAGATGTTCTCAATGACGAGACAGGTGTGCAAAATGATTAGACACAtgtgctaaataataaaaatgttttaatggatAAAACCGATGTTTTGATTTGACGAGACAGGTGTGCAAAATGGTTCAAAAGATGTGCTGAATGACAACAGATGTGCTGAGTgaaaaaacatctggaaaatGACGAAACATATGTACTAAAAGACTAAGTGGGCAATTTGGAATGATGTACAAATTTATAAGACAGATGTGCTAAATAATAAGACAGATGTGCGGAAAAGCAATGAATGTTTTCGTGGATTAAACAGTTGTTTGGAATAATGAGACAAATGtgccaaataataaaatagatgtttttatgGATATAATAGATGTTTGATTGATGGGAAGGGTGTACTGAATGATGAAACAGGTGTGCAAACTTATTAGGAAGATGTgctgaataataaaatatgttttcatggaCAAAACAGATGTTTTGATTGATGAGACAGATGTGCGGAATGACGAGACAGGTGTGCTAAAAGACCAGGTGGGCATTCAGAATGACAAGACAGATGTGCAAAATGGCTAGACAGATGTGCTGAATAATAAAACAGGTGTTTTTTCATGGATAAAAGATGTTTGGCTGATGAGACAGATGTGCTAAATGACAAGACAGGTGTACCAGAAGACTGGGTAGACATTCTGAATGAATAAACAGATGTTTTGATTGATGAGTTAGATGTGCTTACCAATGAAGCAGACTTTCTGaatgacaaaacaaatgtgCTGGATGTGGAGAGATGTCCTGAATGGTTAGAACggtattcagattttttaatgaGACAGATTATCTTAATAACAGACTATAAATGAGGAGACAGATGAGCTAAATTATGAGAAAGACATACTGAATAATAAGACGTGCTAAATAAGGAgacttttttactttgtttataaaaaaaaatgtgtaagcTCTTGTCAGATTTGAAGAATATGAATAGATTTGTTACAGACTGTAACTCTTCAAAGTTTAGAAAAgattatgctttatttaaaacaagcagACGTCCCTAATAGACTATCACACATTACATGTTTGTTGTGGTTGTATGGTTTTGTTAGGCTGTCCAACTACAGTCACAGTAATCTCTGTATGAGCCACTGTCAGCTTTGATTACTGCACGAGTTCATCAAACAGGGTTACTACAGTGTAGTATCCAGGTTCGCCCCCTGCTGGGCCTCCTGCTCACTGCAGCCAGCTGTGACCCGCAGAGATGTCAAGTGAAGAGTTGACTTATCATCAGTGTGTTTAGCCCTCCTAGAAACTTTCGGTTCCTCGCACTGTTGTGCTATTCTAGGCCCAAATACGTGTTTTCAAGAGCCAGTTGTGAAACTAGTCACTTTACGGCAGCTGCTACGACACTGCTTAGAGTTTAAACCAGAACCTGCCAGGGGTCCTGGTCTGGGTCTGTTGTGCGGTCGGGGAGGAGGGGGGTTGTTTAAAGGGACCCTCTTGTGGTGTTAAGCCGCTCCAGGAGCGTGAAGTCCGGCGTAAACAGCAGAAGCACCATAACTTAGAGCAAAGGCAAGTAACTAGACTTACCATCCAGGACAGATCCCCGCTCCCCGCAGCGCCGTTAGACATCCCCTTTGTggtctttaaaagtgttgtgaTGCGGCCCGCGGAAACGTCTTTGGTTCCGGTCACAGAAAACTTCCTCCGCTTCGGAAACGACTCACTTGCTAAACAGAAGTGTAGCCTGTTTCCCACCCATGTTCTTCCTTCGCCTGGTCCAAAAAATAATCCCGGGAGAGTCCAGTGGAGAACTGCGGCTTTTGTTAAAATGGACGAGCGGCGGCGCAGGCCCCAGCCCCCAACAAAGATGCTAACCGGCCAGCCGCCAAAACAAAGTCGGAGCAGCGCGCGCGCATTCAGTGGCTTCACGAGGTCACGCGGGACAGTCACGCGCTATCTCTGTCCTTGAATTTAGACGCTCCGACCGGCGGATAATGCATTAATCTGTTACCGGAGATGAAACGAGAGACGGCTAACAGCAGCACCCGATGTCCGGCTCCGCCATCTACAACAGACACGGCGAATCGGCTCGCAGACGAAACAACCAATCAGATGGCTGCTTTCAGAGGCACTGGCGCTTCGACCAATAGGAGCCTTACTCATTTGCCACATTTCCTGTAGTTTATTTAGCTTTTGGGACGTACCATTCACCAGCGGGGAGATCCGAAGTCTGCGCCGCGATGGTTATCATTCATCCCGGGATAGACATGAAGGCTCCAACAGTACAAAGAATGGACCGAGGTTCTTAAGGAACCGCAGACCCGTACGTGtatatgtttgttttccagTCAATTCAATTTATTAATGACGTTTGTTGTCGAAGTGGCAGCTGGCCCAAGTCTATAGCTATGACACATTAATTACGAGCTTGATACAATTTGGTATTTACCGTACAACAATCACATCTGTCACTTGAATGGATCTCGACCAGAACTGCAAAggacagtttgatttttttttaattaataagaaaatattgtcgataaaactttacttttagaactattatatatatataaacattattttgatttaagtacaaaaaaatatgatgatGATACATCTATAGTATAAATGCAACCTCTTAAggaattatttacataaatatgcaaatatcagTAAAATGACCTTCAAATGCTCCATTAAAACATCTACATATCTGCTCTGCCTTTgctttttataaaaactatgtaaaaaatCAATTCTTATCTGTCCTATCTTTGGACCTTTTGGgtgattatttgtttatttcagaagaaaacaagTTTAGTTTAAAGAACATTACAGTGTGCAGGCCTTTCCTGCATCGACCTTTGTGAATGGACAGAATTCCAATAAATCcaattaaaatgtaacttttctgcCCTActttcactttcaaaataatgtggaaaaacagaataaaacaacacTGGTATAAAAactaattcaacatttttatttgacaggTATGTTTACGCCCCACTTTTGTGGagtttagctccgccccctgccagCACAAAGAGGTtcgtttatcagaaattcacaaagacagaaacataATTTCCAGATGAAATCAATCCGCAGACAGCAGGAAGGCCTTCCATCATGAACTGTGGGTGTGGCTGTAACGAGCAGCGCCGGGGCGGGGCTTGATCTGTGAGACCCACCCATTGGTCAGCTGTGTAACAGCAGTTACAGCCACGAAGCTTCATATGAAGGGCTGCTGCTCCTGCGAGTTAATGTTCCACCTGTCTTTCCAGGACGAACACCCCTCCACCACTCTCCATTTCAGAGTTAATATTGATCCTTTTTCAGAGTAGAATATCTTAAAGTGACTAAATTAACTGAATCAAGAACATCTCGATCCGTTTAGATCAGAGTTTAAATGTGTCCGAAACAAAAGCAGAGGTATTTCACAACTTCTGATCCTAGAGGACACATCCGGGAGTTTTCCAGCCCCCACCGAGTTGTCCTCAGGAGTCTTCCTGCAGTGAGATGATTACTTCAAAAGAAGACTCCTCTTCGCCTTTAAAACTTTGTCTGAAGAGCTGAGCATGCTGCCAGGAGGAGTCCCCGTCTCCTCCGCTCAGTTCTGCTGCTACTAGAAGATCCGAAGAGCCGCGCAGATCAGGCAGCTCCTGCAACGTTCCATCTAGGGCAGGGGGGTTGGAGAACAGCGGTTCAGAACACCTGAAGGTACACGGAGTGTTCCAAACCAACTACAGTCCTACCTCCAGGAACGTCTTGGCTTTTGTGGCCTGCCTGGATGTGCCACCTCACTTTCCCAGAGTGGAAGGTCTCACTGCTGACCTTGATGGAGACGGACCGGATTGTCATTCCTGCCGGAGCGAAGTCGAACTTCCAACTGACCCTGCCGACAGACGAGCCTTCCGTCCGAGCGATGTACACCTGATGAGGAGGTCAGCACAGATCCAGAGCTTTTTCCTCAACGTTTCACTCAGAAGCATTTCATCCAGAAAAAAACGACTCACCATATTCCAGTCATGCTCCTCCTTCCTGAATACGGACTCTGTAGTCCAGACGCACCCATCCCACCTGGGGATGGTCTCATTGCTGTTAGATACTCTACAGTACTGGTCCTTGGTGGCGCTGTAGCGCACATGAAGCAGCCGGTTCTCCTTTTCCGTCTCAGTGGGGGAGAAGACGAAACCTGCAGCCTGACAACAAAATACACCTGAATGAGAAACGTCATATTTGATTGTAAAAGGTGTAACCATTTTTAGGCCACGCAAAGATGGTTAAATCTGTTCAATTCAATTAGACTTCTCTGCAATGTTATCAGATTTCATCCATACTTGCGTTGAAGCCTGCGCTCCCGTCTCCCCCCGAGCAGCCCTCCAGGCCAGAGAGCCAGAGTTGCGCCCCCCCAGCTCTCCTGGTTTGGGTTTCTTAGGAGAAATAAACTCCACCAGCTCCACCAGAAGCCTTTGGGTCAGCTCCTTCTTCCTGTCTGAACTCAGAGGCTGCTGCCTCTGTTGATACAAACACAAAGAGGGGTCAGGGGAGTGGCTCCTCCCACCATCAGTCCTGATTTATAAGGCGGACTCACCGAGGCATTGAGACCATCAATGGCGTGCAGCAGCCAGGCCTCCTGGACTCTGGTTCTTCTGCTCAGAACTTCTGTGTGTTTGCAGGAATACCTCCACGTCACGTCCACCACCTGCAGCATAGCAACACTATGATGGAGTCTGAACCCTCAAGCAGGAGAAGCCTAACACTGTTTTTTCCGTCCCTTCATAAGATTCTTCAATCCCGGTCCTTATATGTTGGTTCTGACCTGGTCCTTGGAGAAAGCCAGGATGTAGGCCAGCTTCTTCCCCCAGCCCACCTCATACAGCAGCGGCTTGTCGCAGGTGTTCTCGCAGGAGTCGCAGTGCAGCCAGCGGCGCTGAGCTGTCGAGTACACCTCCGTCCACACGTGATCTGCAACAACACACCGTCACTCAGACCTTCTCTGCAACAGCAGCAGGGCGATCACAAGAAAACCGTTCAGATCAAAGGATCGGGTTGAGTTGAGATATTACTAAAGACAATCTTATGCAAACACATTTATCTCTATTTTTGAATGCACTAAACCGGTTACAACAATCAATCATCTTTCTCCAAAAACCTGGTTTCTGGGACAAGAATGAGGAATTCTGGAAAACCCGGTTTCCTAAGGCAGATCCGATCTGTGACCAAAACTGCAGACAGTTTGAACAGAGAGATGCAGAAAGTAAGGAACCACGATTTACTATTTAAGGCAGTGGAGGTGTGGTAATCTGGTTAATCCTGTACATGTAAACCTAAAAACTGGTTTCTCTAGTTATTAAGAGTTCATATTTACCTGtaaattcagttttcttttgaaaatcaacacaaggtgataaaaaaagaaacaaatcatcaaaatatatttactagggttgttaatttttttttcaacgaGGCCAAACTTTCTTAGCTGTAATTTACCGGCATCCAATTGATTACATTAACGAGTTGTTGTGTGATCCCAGAAACAAGCTGGCTTCCCTGGTAACAGGACTTCCTCCAAACATTAGGTTTTACAGAGACCGGTGTGGACTGTACCTGTGCTGTCCCAGATGTACCTGGCCTCCAGACCCATGGCTCTGCAGCACAACGTGAAGCAGTTGGCCCATTCTCCACAGCGCCCTCTCCTGGTCTGCAGCAGCTTCTCAGGGTTGTTGTATCTGACGTTGAGAACAAAGAAAGACTCAGCAGGATGATGAAAACATCTGGGCTCAGATTGTAACGTCTGCCGTCAGCTCTAATCCGTTTTGGACCTGGTTCTGTTGCTACACTGTTATGGGTGTGGCCTCAGCAGCATCTGTCAgaggtttccatggaaacagcaCCCAAGGAGAACATTTAAATTCCCCAGCAACACAAACTTAtactgctttttttattcagtagAACCAAAATCTGGGTGTCTAGAAACATGGACCCACCTGGGGAATCTGGTAGAGAGTTGACAGGGTTGGCAGAAATGATTTTCCACTCGTTGAGCCCCCCAGTGGAGGTCATCGGAGCTGGGACTGAGGGAGCCGGCGTTCTGGGTGGGGCCTCCGCAGCGGCTACAAGGCAGAGAGTCCACCCAGGAGAAGAAGTCCAGTTTGAACCAGCGGAGCAGCTCCAGCACCAGGAAATCTTCTGCTCCCAGCTTGCATCCTGAAGACACAGCAGCGGCGTTCGTCAGCTGCCTTCAGATACGAGCGGCTGCTGCGAATGGTCGTCCGCTCACCTGGGTCGGCCTCTCTGGCCTGCTTCAGCCCGCGTTCGGCAGCGTCCGCTAGCTCCTGATGAGGAATCACGCTGCGagctttctgctgcagctccggGCTCTCATACTGCAGCACGTGCTGAAAGTTGGACTGAAGGATCAGGAAGAAGCCCATGCTGCTCTCCtaggaaacacaaaaaatgagagTCACATCACTGATGCAGAGATCCACTCAATCAGTGCAAATGTGACTCCCCAGACACTTCCAGTCTGTACACTACTATCATTTCTGagcaaagaaagagaaaaactgaataaatataaaacatttgaagtttatGGACTTAAAATGAATAGCtagttctttttttaggctattttaaagtttttgctagtcatcagcttcaacgttttcaactattagtttcagttatttcagctaggaacttcagcatttttagctatcaatttcagcatcttcagctgccaaattcagcttacggcATTCTTActggcattatcacaggtaatgctatatttctagttcataatgatgctaaaaagttatgtttttaaagttttaaaaatgtagttttaggtgtttcaatgtttttcctgttcgccCCGccacctaaggtgtgttttggattttggccacttgtgcgattgagttggaCACCCCAGCCTGTGTGTAATGTAATGTACATGGGCCATCATCTCTGACATCACCTGCAGATTTTGTGTGTTGAAAGAATTATAATAATGCACCAGTCTGAGCtcataatagaataaaaacaaaaaaaaaaaacaaacatcaagtAAGTTGCTTTTCAAACTAGgatccatttttttcctttttgcaagAAGTTgtattttatcacatttttttaagaatcattCCCTTTTGGCACAGCtactagtggtcatttgaggaactacGACAGCTGGAATTTCTGGTTTTGCTTTCAGTTTGGAAAGAGGCTGATCTGTCTGCATCAAGACTGTTGATTTGTGTTCACCTAAAAACCTGTTCTCCCAGCACTGGACTACAATGAACGCTTCCTTCCTGCAAATTAGGAAATTGCACGACAAACAAGTATGTCTGTTGTTAGAACACGCCCACTGAGACCATTTCAGAGCTTCAATTGGAGGATTACACGTCAATCAAGTTTCCACGCTCCCCTTTCAGAGTGATTTCCGTCTTAAATTTGAATGAAACCAAAACTAATTGTTCTGAGTATTAAATCTActcatatatttttgtttttgttgaacagCTGTGGAGAACAGTCTGCAGCTTCACCTACATGAAACAATACCCCACCCCCACATGAATGACAGCTGAACTTTCTATTccactaaaaacaaatgaaaaaaagtagatCTACTGAGTCAATCACACAACAGGAAGTCCTTTCAACGGCACGCAAAGTCTTCAAAATGTACTGAGTGAGAACTGACTCACAGCTGGATGTCTGATCTCCCAAAGAAGAGCCCCCACTGCCCGAAGCCTGCTTCGCTTCCGACCGACGTGCGAGCTGGTGATGCAACATTCAAACTGAGCAAGTCAGGCGAGCACAAGCCTGCGCCTGCCACCATCCggtcaaagaaataaaaagcttgGAAGAGCAAAGACGCATAAAGCATCTGCTCTACTTCCCATCAGACCTTGATGATCTTCATCTTTCTGCATCTGAATCAAATGTCTAACATGATCCAAAAGGGGACAATTTAGTTCATCCGGACACTCCTTAAAGCACCTGCTAGCCTCATAGAAATTGTTTCCCTGctgattttgacacatttgaagGGTAGGAAAATGTTTCAGGAAATGTTCTTTTCTCTGCGATTTATTGAAATCTGCATTTCAGTGAGAAGAGAATAACTCATGTGCAGCTTGAACTGGTAAAAAAGAAGGAGCAGGAGAAGTCTGAAACTCCCATCAGCTGATCCATCCTTCTAAATAAGCCACGATTCATCTTAATTGTGAACAAAAGCTCTGTTTACCAGAGACGACGGCTGCTGTGCAGAGAACTCTGCCGGCTGGCCAGAGGCGCCTGCCGGGGGAGTAGTTGCAGGAGCTGCAGTAGGAACAGCTGCAGTTGGGCTCTGCTGCACTGAAGCAACTTGCTGTGCAGCAGGTGGAACAGAACACCCCCCCTTTAGCCTCTCATCACGTTCTGCTGCTATGGACTCTCTCACGAGCCTCAGCTGCTCCACTGACGCCGCCTTGGGGAAAACCAGGTGAGTCtcagccttaaaaaacaaaaaaaagttcagttggAGTCGAGAGCCTTCCGACTATCCAAAATTAAACAGGATTACCTCCTCAAAGCCCATCTCAAAGAGACATTCCACAGCTCCTTTGATGGGAAGCAGCTTGGTGGAGAAAGTGGGATTACCTATCCGGATGGATCTGTACTTCTCCACGTTTGGGTACCTGTTAGGGTgataagaaaacatttcataaacacTCATTGATGTCAGGTTTCTAAGAGGAAAGTGTCACCagccaaaaagtaaaataaggcttgatttttaaaatatgggGACCCAGATCAGAGCCATGGGGCACACCTCAAGTGATTTGTTTAAACTTAATGGCCTGAAAAATATGAATGCAACAAATTAAATGTGAATGACACAAATTAATGATCTACAAAGAGATATGGTGTCAAATGTCTACAAAGGAGGACAGAAATTGCAGGAAAGGGGGCGTtaacgcttttttttttatctgaacaCCTGAGTGACTCTATATCCCGCTTTGATTTACTTTGACCTTTGTGCAGACTTAATAAGGTTTATGAATAACAGCTTGTTCGGATCAACTGAGAAACAAGCCTCGTACTTCTGCAATTTGAGTGAACTGACGAATCTCCATGCAGCCTCACCTCAGAATATTATCGGCGTAGGTGAGCAGCAGTTTGGCGGCGTCCAGGAAAACCTCCGTGGAGTTTTCGCACAAAGTTGTGACCGCCGGAGACAGACTCATGGTTCCGACAAAACCGAGCCAACTGTGACGCCTGTCcgtgtaaaaaaaactgttataacAGTGGACTGGCGGGCTAACGCTAAGCGCTACTTCGCTGAGTCTGTGTTTGGGGTCCTTCGTTTAGGCGTCCTAATGGCGCCTGAGTGGGTTGTAAGTGCGGGGAAACGCGCGTGCACGACCTACAGctaataagttatttttttaagtgtcaatAAACAATCTTTGATAGGtggttaatattttttgttagttttaggTTAAATATGAGAGAAAGTTAGGAGAAAAAATCAGGCATTCTCTGGGGCAGACTCATAGGTTAGCGAAAACAAACGCTGGATGCACATTTACTTTTGACCGGTCCGGAGCCTCGGTTCAGTCTCTGTGACGAAGCTTAAAGCTCCTCCAGGGGCAGACGATGTCCGTCTGGACCACAGTCCGGGTGAAAGTTCATCCCGGCAGGGCTTTCCTTCGAAATGCCCACGTTTGTCCAAAGGGAGTCCGGCTCAGCAGCGGGCGGAGGGTTGTGATTACGGGCCTTGGGCTGGTGTGCCCGCTGGGCACCGGCTGCAAGCTGCCCTGGGAATCTCTGATCCAAGGTCGGAGCGGGCTCGTGGCTCTGAACTCTGAGGAGTACCGGGCCCTCCCCTGCAGGGTGGCAGCTCTGGTGCCTAGAGGGGCCGATGAGGGCCAGTTTAAGGAGGACAGGTTCGCCTCTCGGGGGGAAATCAGCAGCATgtctgcagcaactgtgatgGCCCTGGGAGCAGCACAGCTGGCTCTGGAGGACGCGGGCTGGTTCCCTGAGAGCCCAGAGGAGCAGGTCAGTACGGGGGTGGCAGTTGGCATGGGTATGGTGTCACTGGACGAGATTGCCAGCACCTCTGCTGCCTTTAAGGAGAGAGGCTACAAGAAAGTAAGCCCCTTCTTTGTCCCCCGCATCCTCGTC contains:
- the ngly1 gene encoding peptide-N(4)-(N-acetyl-beta-glucosaminyl)asparagine amidase isoform X1, translating into MSLSPAVTTLCENSTEVFLDAAKLLLTYADNILRYPNVEKYRSIRIGNPTFSTKLLPIKGAVECLFEMGFEEAETHLVFPKAASVEQLRLVRESIAAERDERLKGGCSVPPAAQQVASVQQSPTAAVPTAAPATTPPAGASGQPAEFSAQQPSSLESSMGFFLILQSNFQHVLQYESPELQQKARSVIPHQELADAAERGLKQAREADPGCKLGAEDFLVLELLRWFKLDFFSWVDSLPCSRCGGPTQNAGSLSPSSDDLHWGAQRVENHFCQPCQLSTRFPRYNNPEKLLQTRRGRCGEWANCFTLCCRAMGLEARYIWDSTDHVWTEVYSTAQRRWLHCDSCENTCDKPLLYEVGWGKKLAYILAFSKDQVVDVTWRYSCKHTEVLSRRTRVQEAWLLHAIDGLNASRQQPLSSDRKKELTQRLLVELVEFISPKKPKPGELGGRNSGSLAWRAARGETGAQASTQAAGFVFSPTETEKENRLLHVRYSATKDQYCRVSNSNETIPRWDGCVWTTESVFRKEEHDWNMVYIARTEGSSVGRVSWKFDFAPAGMTIRSVSIKVSSETFHSGKVRWHIQAGHKSQDVPGDGTLQELPDLRGSSDLLVAAELSGGDGDSSWQHAQLFRQSFKGEEESSFEVIISLQEDS
- the ngly1 gene encoding peptide-N(4)-(N-acetyl-beta-glucosaminyl)asparagine amidase isoform X2, which encodes MGFEEAETHLVFPKAASVEQLRLVRESIAAERDERLKGGCSVPPAAQQVASVQQSPTAAVPTAAPATTPPAGASGQPAEFSAQQPSSLESSMGFFLILQSNFQHVLQYESPELQQKARSVIPHQELADAAERGLKQAREADPGCKLGAEDFLVLELLRWFKLDFFSWVDSLPCSRCGGPTQNAGSLSPSSDDLHWGAQRVENHFCQPCQLSTRFPRYNNPEKLLQTRRGRCGEWANCFTLCCRAMGLEARYIWDSTDHVWTEVYSTAQRRWLHCDSCENTCDKPLLYEVGWGKKLAYILAFSKDQVVDVTWRYSCKHTEVLSRRTRVQEAWLLHAIDGLNASRQQPLSSDRKKELTQRLLVELVEFISPKKPKPGELGGRNSGSLAWRAARGETGAQASTQAAGFVFSPTETEKENRLLHVRYSATKDQYCRVSNSNETIPRWDGCVWTTESVFRKEEHDWNMVYIARTEGSSVGRVSWKFDFAPAGMTIRSVSIKVSSETFHSGKVRWHIQAGHKSQDVPGDGTLQELPDLRGSSDLLVAAELSGGDGDSSWQHAQLFRQSFKGEEESSFEVIISLQEDS